The Tachyglossus aculeatus isolate mTacAcu1 chromosome 22, mTacAcu1.pri, whole genome shotgun sequence genome window below encodes:
- the LOC119944019 gene encoding olfactory receptor 10A7-like, whose amino-acid sequence MREGNQSFVTEFILLGFSNLHEFQVILFMIFLLIYLIALIGNFLLVLVSSVDPALQTPMYFFLRSLSLIDIGYTTVIIPKMLTNFLSKKQSISFGGCAAQMYFSFFFGPSACLILTTMAYDRYTAICDPLRYSVIMNRRLCLQLTLASWLAGIAVATVQTTMMFTQPFCGSNVINHFFCDSPPVLDLVCTDTFAIEVYSVTGTVVILMLPFGVITVSYTCILITILKMSSSEGRRKAFSTCSSHLIVVSLYLGAASSTYFRVKSSYSPESKKLLSLSYTVFTPTLNPLIYSLRNQEVKGALKRILGKKIFSQELGGSDLRW is encoded by the coding sequence atgagggaaggcaatcagtcatttgtaactgaattcattcttttgggctTCTCCAATCTCCATGAATTTCAGGTCAttctgtttatgattttccttctgatatacctaatagccttgataggaaacttcctcttagtgttggtctcctcagtggaccctgcccttcaaacccccatgtactttttcctcaggagtctgtccctTATAGATATTGGCTACACCACTGTCATCATTcccaaaatgctcaccaatttcctgtccaagaaacaaagtatttcctttggtggatgtgcagcccagatgtatttctctttcttttttggtCCCTCAGCATGTCTGATCCTGACAACGATGGCTTATGACAGATATACAGCCATCTGTGACCCGCTCCGTTATTCTGTCATTATGAACCGAAGACTGTGTCTGCAGCTAACTCTGGCTTCCTGGCTAGCAGGGATTGCTGTGGCAACAGTACAGACTACAATGATGTTTACACAGCCATTCTGTGGGtctaatgtaattaaccatttcttctgtgatagccCTCCTGTCTTAGACCTGGTGTGCACGGACACCTTTGCGATTGAGGTATACAGTGTAACTGGGACTGTGGTCATCCTGATGCTCCCCTTTGGAGTGATCACTGTATCTTACACctgcatcctcatcaccatcctgaagatgtcctccTCTGAGGGCCgtcgcaaagccttctccacctgctcgtcCCACCTCATTGTGGTCTCACTGTACTTAGGGGCTGCGAGTTCAACCTATTTCCGAGTCAAATCctcctactctcctgagagcaagaagctgctttctctctcctatacagtcttcactcccacgCTAAATCctctgatctacagtctgaggaatcaagaggtgaaaggtgccctgaagagaattctaggtaaaaaaatattttcccaagagctgggAGGCTCTGATTTGAGATGGTGA